One window of the Asticcacaulis sp. SL142 genome contains the following:
- the moaC gene encoding cyclic pyranopterin monophosphate synthase MoaC — protein sequence MDKSERNPKSGHRFLDEIARQDKLSHIGGDGRAQMVDVSEKAATARVATARGRLICAAETVAIVRDGKAPKGAVITTAELAGIMGAKRTADLIPLCHPLALSKVEVKITPMDDGAGFAIEAIVKTTGLTGVEMEALTAVSVAGLTLYDMLKAVDKTMRLERIEVTSKLGGKSGDWTV from the coding sequence ATGGATAAGTCAGAGCGCAATCCAAAAAGTGGGCACCGGTTTTTGGATGAAATTGCGCGCCAAGATAAATTATCGCATATCGGTGGCGATGGTCGCGCGCAGATGGTTGATGTGTCCGAAAAAGCCGCCACGGCGCGGGTGGCCACGGCGCGCGGGCGGCTGATCTGTGCGGCGGAGACGGTGGCGATAGTCCGTGATGGCAAGGCGCCAAAGGGAGCGGTGATTACTACCGCCGAACTGGCGGGTATCATGGGCGCCAAGCGCACGGCTGATCTTATTCCCCTGTGTCACCCTCTGGCCCTGTCCAAGGTCGAGGTCAAAATCACGCCTATGGATGATGGAGCCGGTTTTGCCATCGAAGCCATCGTGAAGACCACCGGCCTGACCGGGGTTGAGATGGAGGCGCTGACGGCGGTCAGTGTAGCGGGGCTGACGCTTTATGACATGCTCAAGGCGGTCGATAAAACCATGCGCCTGGAGAGAATCGAAGTCACGTCCAAGTTGGGCGGAAAATCCGGCGACTGGACGGTCTGA
- a CDS encoding TonB-dependent receptor plug domain-containing protein: MRTYLIAALTTASALALMTVAGHAHSGEITEVVVTVTREPVALSKVGQSVTVFDAETIETRQELFLSDLIAQSPSVSIAQTGGPGQVGTARFRGAESDRSLFLIDGVKLGDPSQIGGGLNLGLLALNDAERVEVLRGPLSTLWGSQAIGGVVAITTRTPKKPFEARVSVEGLEDYITARASIGGKADRLTWGLSGAYIDDEGVSSLRTGSEKDGFEQKHLNGYLNYALTETSGLRARLSHTESDYDFDGYDASFALADTLDFGTQDESVASVGYYNQMLEGRLKNSVTISQTKTERETSDLANATSYPFEGRQFSYDYTGAFTLSEATQFVFGASSERSKIIATGLVKSVTLNGLFAQVRQDINALTLNASVRRDDHSTFGDNTIGQIAAAYALSDAVVLHASLGQGFKAPSLYQLYDGWSGNVALKPEEATNIDFGVDVYGANNGRYGVSVFGRKTENQIDYDMSTFTYGNIAQTKAYGIELEAARDLSDVVKISGNYSHIIARDDAKNSLTYKNDLGRAPKHLANAHIDWQATDALSLGASARYAGKSFENIYNTRELGAYTLVDLRAAYRLNDTVTVFGRVENATDEDYETAANYGSAGRRLWLGIRANLY; encoded by the coding sequence ATGCGAACCTACCTTATTGCCGCGCTTACCACCGCCTCGGCCTTGGCCCTGATGACCGTGGCCGGCCACGCCCATAGCGGTGAAATTACTGAAGTCGTGGTCACCGTGACCCGTGAGCCTGTCGCCCTGTCCAAGGTCGGCCAGAGCGTCACCGTATTTGATGCCGAGACCATTGAAACCCGTCAGGAACTGTTCCTCAGCGACCTGATCGCCCAGTCGCCGTCCGTTTCGATCGCCCAAACCGGCGGCCCCGGTCAGGTCGGCACCGCCCGTTTCAGAGGTGCGGAAAGCGACCGCAGCCTGTTCCTGATCGATGGTGTGAAACTGGGTGACCCGTCGCAAATCGGCGGCGGTCTGAACCTCGGCCTATTGGCGCTGAATGACGCCGAGCGGGTCGAAGTCCTGCGCGGGCCGCTATCGACCCTGTGGGGCTCTCAGGCCATCGGCGGCGTGGTCGCCATCACCACCCGCACCCCGAAAAAGCCATTCGAAGCGCGTGTATCGGTTGAGGGGCTTGAGGATTACATCACGGCCCGCGCCTCAATCGGCGGCAAGGCGGATCGTCTGACCTGGGGCCTGTCAGGGGCCTATATCGACGATGAAGGTGTGTCATCGTTGCGCACGGGTTCCGAGAAAGACGGCTTTGAACAAAAGCACCTCAACGGTTATCTGAACTACGCCCTGACCGAGACATCGGGCCTGCGGGCCCGCCTGAGCCACACCGAAAGCGACTATGATTTTGACGGCTATGATGCGTCGTTTGCTCTGGCCGATACTCTTGATTTTGGTACACAGGATGAAAGTGTCGCCAGCGTCGGTTACTATAACCAGATGCTTGAGGGCCGCCTGAAAAACAGCGTCACCATCAGCCAGACCAAGACCGAGCGCGAAACCTCGGATCTGGCCAATGCGACCTCTTATCCTTTTGAGGGTCGGCAATTCAGCTATGACTATACCGGCGCGTTCACACTGTCGGAAGCCACCCAGTTCGTCTTTGGGGCATCGTCTGAGCGTTCTAAAATCATCGCCACCGGCCTTGTCAAATCGGTAACGCTAAACGGCCTGTTCGCGCAGGTCCGTCAGGATATCAACGCCCTGACATTGAACGCCAGCGTCCGCCGCGACGACCACTCGACCTTTGGCGATAACACCATCGGCCAGATCGCCGCCGCCTATGCGCTTAGTGATGCCGTGGTTCTGCACGCCAGTCTGGGTCAGGGCTTTAAGGCCCCCAGCCTTTATCAGCTTTATGACGGCTGGTCGGGCAATGTCGCGTTGAAGCCCGAAGAGGCCACTAATATCGACTTCGGCGTTGATGTTTACGGTGCCAACAATGGCCGCTATGGCGTGTCGGTCTTTGGCCGCAAGACGGAAAACCAGATCGACTACGATATGTCGACCTTCACCTATGGCAATATCGCCCAGACCAAGGCCTACGGCATCGAACTTGAAGCCGCGCGCGACCTGAGTGATGTGGTGAAGATATCCGGTAACTACAGCCATATCATCGCCCGCGACGATGCCAAGAACAGCTTGACCTATAAGAACGATCTGGGTCGCGCCCCTAAGCATCTGGCCAATGCCCATATCGACTGGCAGGCCACCGATGCCTTATCGCTCGGTGCCTCGGCGCGCTATGCCGGCAAGTCGTTTGAGAATATCTATAACACCCGCGAGCTGGGTGCCTATACTCTGGTCGATCTGCGGGCGGCATACCGCCTCAACGACACGGTCACCGTCTTTGGCCGGGTTGAGAACGCCACTGACGAAGACTATGAAACGGCAGCGAACTACGGCTCAGCCGGACGTCGTCTGTGGCTCGGTATTCGCGCTAATCTGTATTAA
- a CDS encoding molybdenum cofactor biosynthesis protein MoaE, whose protein sequence is MDHLIVRLLPEALDSIAAFREFSEGAADGAIVTFTGKVRGVDKAGQDVDHLYLDWYPGMTEASMEAIAHAACARFHVARVMVLHRCGQVQAGEDIVFVAAASAHRRAAFEAADYMMDRLKSEAAFWKREQGAGAERWIEPTAADQADRKRWEDG, encoded by the coding sequence ATGGATCATCTGATTGTACGGTTATTGCCGGAGGCCTTGGATAGTATCGCCGCCTTTCGTGAGTTTTCCGAAGGGGCGGCGGATGGTGCTATCGTCACCTTTACTGGCAAGGTGCGCGGCGTCGATAAGGCAGGACAGGACGTCGATCATCTGTACCTCGACTGGTATCCCGGCATGACTGAGGCAAGTATGGAAGCGATAGCCCACGCGGCCTGCGCGCGTTTTCATGTGGCGCGGGTCATGGTGCTGCATCGCTGCGGGCAGGTTCAGGCGGGCGAAGATATTGTCTTTGTGGCCGCCGCCTCGGCCCACAGGCGGGCCGCGTTTGAGGCGGCGGATTACATGATGGACCGGCTGAAATCAGAGGCCGCGTTCTGGAAGCGCGAGCAGGGCGCCGGGGCGGAACGCTGGATTGAGCCGACCGCCGCCGATCAGGCCGACAGAAAAAGGTGGGAAGATGGATAA
- a CDS encoding sulfate ABC transporter substrate-binding protein — protein sequence MKNSDASRRQFLKTVTGAALMTGTATALSACAKPAAQSLLNVSFDPTREFYAAYNSLFAKKYATGGKPAPTFNQSHGGSGKQARAVVDGLKADVLSLALAHDIDAVAATGLLAADWASRLPNNSVAYNSTILLLVRKGNPKGIKDWGDLVKPGVQVITPNPKTSGAARWNYLVAYGWALRANNGDEGKAQAYLEALFKNVPVLDTGARGATTTFIQRGQGDVLINWESEALMSAAKDGAQFDIVYPSLSIAADTPVAWVDKNVAANGTEALAKAYLEGLYDEDAQTLAAQHFYRPTNADVLKSFADRFPAIEQLNIDKDFGGWTTANARHFEQGALFDQISAKVFKA from the coding sequence ATGAAGAATTCAGATGCCTCCCGGCGCCAGTTTCTGAAAACCGTAACCGGTGCCGCCCTGATGACCGGTACGGCGACGGCCCTTTCGGCCTGTGCCAAGCCGGCCGCCCAATCCTTACTGAATGTATCGTTTGACCCGACCCGCGAATTTTACGCCGCCTATAATTCCCTGTTTGCCAAAAAATACGCCACCGGCGGCAAACCGGCTCCGACCTTCAACCAAAGCCACGGCGGGTCGGGCAAGCAGGCGCGCGCGGTCGTCGATGGCCTGAAGGCCGATGTCCTGTCACTGGCTCTGGCCCACGATATCGACGCGGTGGCCGCCACCGGCCTGCTGGCCGCCGACTGGGCGTCACGCCTGCCGAACAATTCCGTCGCCTATAATTCGACCATCCTGCTGCTGGTGCGCAAAGGCAACCCCAAGGGCATCAAGGACTGGGGCGATCTGGTAAAACCCGGCGTTCAGGTCATTACACCGAACCCGAAGACATCGGGGGCCGCACGCTGGAACTATCTGGTCGCCTATGGCTGGGCCCTGCGGGCTAACAATGGCGATGAAGGTAAGGCGCAGGCTTACCTGGAGGCCCTGTTTAAAAATGTGCCGGTGCTGGATACCGGTGCGCGCGGGGCGACCACGACCTTCATTCAGCGCGGTCAGGGCGACGTACTGATCAACTGGGAATCCGAGGCCCTGATGAGCGCGGCCAAGGATGGTGCTCAGTTCGACATCGTCTATCCGTCGCTGTCTATTGCCGCCGACACGCCGGTCGCCTGGGTTGACAAAAACGTCGCGGCCAATGGCACCGAAGCGCTGGCCAAGGCCTATCTGGAAGGGCTCTATGACGAAGACGCCCAGACCCTGGCGGCGCAGCATTTTTACCGCCCGACCAACGCGGACGTGCTCAAATCGTTTGCTGACCGTTTTCCGGCCATTGAGCAACTGAATATCGATAAGGATTTTGGCGGCTGGACCACGGCTAATGCCCGCCACTTCGAGCAGGGCGCCCTGTTTGATCAAATATCCGCCAAAGTCTTCAAAGCCTAA
- the metC gene encoding cystathionine beta-lyase — translation MSQPISERTRLTSATHEREPSHRAVNVGVERGSTVLYARAEDLYNEDIKPGYGIEGLSTQRELMRLMCDLEGATDVFLLPTGLSALTLAITACLKAGDEVVCVNSCYGPIRRFLQSQMARFGVTSRYYEAGASVDEVMALTNDKTALIIVESPGSLTFDIQDIPAIAKAAKARGILTLCDNTYGAGVLFKPLEHGVDMSMQALTKYVGGHSDILIGTVAVKDKALAKRLDDTTRAFSFFASADESYLAIRGLRTLHLRLERSGQSGLEIARWLEGHDLVERVLHPGLESFPGHALFKRDFTGSNGLFSVVLKGGNIAASCAFLNALKLFGLGFSWGGFESLAIHFEPQLIGRIGPKPEGSLIRFYIGLEDPADLKADIAQALEVYRAAIG, via the coding sequence ATGTCCCAGCCGATTTCTGAGCGTACCCGCCTGACCAGTGCCACCCATGAGCGTGAGCCGTCTCACCGCGCCGTTAATGTCGGCGTTGAGCGCGGCTCGACAGTTCTATATGCTCGCGCCGAGGATCTTTATAACGAAGACATCAAGCCCGGCTATGGCATTGAGGGGCTTAGCACCCAGCGCGAACTGATGCGCCTGATGTGCGACCTTGAAGGGGCGACGGACGTGTTCCTGCTGCCGACGGGGTTGTCGGCGCTGACCTTGGCCATCACCGCTTGTCTTAAGGCCGGGGATGAGGTGGTGTGCGTCAATAGCTGCTACGGCCCGATCCGGCGGTTCTTGCAGTCCCAGATGGCGCGGTTTGGCGTGACCAGCCGCTATTATGAGGCCGGTGCCAGTGTGGATGAGGTCATGGCCCTGACCAACGATAAAACAGCCCTGATCATCGTCGAATCGCCGGGGTCGCTGACCTTTGACATTCAGGATATCCCGGCCATTGCCAAGGCCGCCAAAGCGCGCGGTATCCTGACGCTTTGTGATAATACCTACGGTGCCGGTGTGCTTTTCAAGCCACTGGAGCATGGTGTTGACATGTCAATGCAGGCCCTGACCAAATATGTTGGCGGCCATTCCGATATCCTAATCGGCACGGTGGCGGTCAAGGACAAGGCGTTGGCCAAGCGCCTGGATGACACGACGCGGGCGTTTTCATTTTTTGCCTCGGCGGATGAGAGCTATCTGGCTATCCGTGGTTTACGTACGCTCCATTTGCGGCTGGAACGCAGCGGCCAGTCGGGACTTGAGATCGCGCGCTGGCTGGAAGGCCATGATCTCGTGGAGCGCGTGCTGCATCCGGGGCTGGAATCGTTTCCGGGCCATGCCTTATTTAAACGCGATTTCACCGGCTCAAACGGTCTATTTTCGGTGGTGCTGAAAGGCGGCAATATCGCTGCGTCGTGCGCGTTTTTGAACGCGCTAAAGCTGTTCGGGCTGGGCTTTAGTTGGGGCGGGTTCGAGAGTCTGGCTATCCATTTTGAGCCGCAACTCATCGGAAGGATCGGGCCAAAGCCAGAAGGCTCGCTGATCCGGTTCTATATCGGCCTCGAAGACCCGGCTGATCTCAAGGCTGATATCGCGCAGGCGCTTGAGGTTTACCGCGCGGCCATAGGCTAG
- a CDS encoding sulfate/molybdate ABC transporter ATP-binding protein, translating to MSLTVQNITKSFSDFAALDNVSFEAHSGEFLALLGPSGSGKTTLLRLLAGLDQPDSGSVTFEGEDYLALNARERRIGMVFQSYALFRHMTVEQNIAFGLSVRPAKDRPSKAEIKAKVQSLLKLIQLEDLGKRFPSQLSGGQRQRVALARALAISPRILLLDEPFGALDALVRKDLRRWLRRIHDETGVTTIFVTHDQEEALDLADRVVVLKDGQIEQIGKPLELYRKPVSSFVFDFLGTNNQVTATVSGAEAKFEGFTAPAVVSGELTGPQVVRFRPFDAHLSKDGPGFKGKVLSILPAGANLRLEVQAEDGTVFETQHAHDSDASDLKLGDTVYVRPTKVYVFGN from the coding sequence ATGTCCCTGACCGTTCAAAACATCACCAAAAGCTTCTCGGATTTCGCGGCCCTCGACAATGTGTCTTTTGAGGCCCATTCGGGTGAGTTCCTCGCCCTGCTTGGCCCGTCGGGATCGGGTAAGACCACCTTGCTGCGTCTGCTGGCCGGTCTTGATCAGCCCGATTCCGGCAGCGTGACCTTTGAGGGCGAAGACTATCTGGCGCTGAACGCGCGCGAACGCCGCATAGGCATGGTGTTTCAATCCTACGCCCTGTTCCGCCACATGACGGTCGAGCAGAACATCGCCTTTGGCCTTAGCGTCCGCCCGGCCAAAGATCGCCCTTCAAAGGCTGAGATCAAGGCCAAGGTTCAGAGCTTATTGAAACTGATTCAGCTTGAAGACCTGGGTAAGCGCTTCCCATCACAACTGTCCGGCGGTCAGCGTCAGCGGGTGGCATTGGCACGGGCGCTGGCCATTTCGCCGCGCATTCTGTTGCTGGATGAACCGTTCGGCGCGCTCGATGCTCTGGTGCGCAAGGATTTGCGCCGCTGGCTGCGCCGCATCCATGACGAAACCGGCGTGACCACCATCTTCGTCACCCATGATCAGGAAGAAGCCCTCGACCTTGCCGACCGCGTCGTGGTGCTGAAAGATGGCCAGATTGAGCAGATCGGCAAACCGCTTGAGCTTTACCGTAAACCGGTCTCCAGCTTCGTGTTCGATTTCCTCGGCACCAATAATCAGGTCACGGCGACGGTCAGTGGCGCAGAAGCGAAATTCGAGGGCTTTACCGCACCCGCCGTTGTTTCAGGTGAATTGACAGGGCCACAAGTGGTTCGTTTCCGCCCGTTCGATGCCCACCTGTCCAAAGACGGGCCGGGCTTTAAGGGTAAGGTGTTATCGATCCTGCCGGCCGGTGCCAATCTGCGCCTTGAAGTGCAGGCCGAGGACGGCACGGTGTTCGAGACCCAGCACGCCCACGATTCCGACGCCAGCGACCTGAAACTGGGCGATACCGTCTACGTCCGCCCTACCAAGGTCTATGTGTTCGGGAATTAA
- a CDS encoding DUF2608 domain-containing protein, translating into MKIWAGICAAAWMMASTVVAQAAGFTSITDLKIATDLAHSLKADKSKRVLVVFDIDDTLLTVPGDLGSEGWLGGKLDGAQGEQRNVILYEQALWLTLAGLKPTQDDGPQRVRDLQSAGIPVYTLSARGSELRGATERALMAVGYDFSGAPECEKPLCTRRGRLGDDEIRKAAGKVKVTLPEGPHRDITVSDGIMLAAGQDKGVMVQLLAASISRKPFTDIVFVDDSRRNIDDVVRAATTTSNLTFHVFRYEKIWLRNVDLHDNPARLKAADAQSDAIRASLCAAFDSVLCGYSYGFGRRD; encoded by the coding sequence ATGAAAATTTGGGCAGGGATATGTGCGGCGGCGTGGATGATGGCCTCAACTGTGGTCGCGCAGGCTGCGGGGTTTACCTCTATCACCGACCTGAAAATCGCCACCGATCTGGCCCACAGCCTTAAGGCCGATAAATCAAAGCGCGTGCTGGTGGTGTTTGACATTGATGACACCCTGCTGACCGTGCCGGGCGACCTGGGCTCCGAAGGCTGGCTGGGTGGCAAGCTTGACGGGGCACAAGGCGAGCAGCGCAATGTGATCCTTTATGAGCAGGCCCTGTGGCTGACCCTGGCGGGTCTGAAGCCCACGCAGGATGACGGTCCGCAGCGGGTGCGCGACCTGCAATCGGCAGGGATTCCGGTCTATACCCTAAGCGCGCGCGGGTCCGAGTTACGCGGGGCGACCGAGCGGGCGCTGATGGCCGTTGGCTATGATTTCAGTGGCGCTCCGGAATGTGAAAAGCCGCTATGCACCCGTCGCGGGCGTCTGGGCGATGACGAAATTCGCAAGGCTGCCGGAAAGGTCAAGGTGACCCTGCCCGAGGGACCGCACCGCGACATTACCGTCTCAGACGGTATCATGCTGGCCGCTGGTCAGGACAAGGGCGTGATGGTTCAGCTTCTGGCGGCATCTATCAGCCGGAAACCCTTTACCGATATCGTCTTTGTTGACGACAGCCGCCGCAATATCGATGATGTTGTGCGCGCCGCGACCACCACGTCGAATCTCACATTCCACGTTTTCCGCTATGAGAAAATCTGGCTGCGTAACGTCGATTTGCATGACAATCCGGCCCGCCTCAAGGCCGCCGATGCGCAGTCGGACGCTATCCGCGCCAGCCTGTGCGCGGCGTTCGACAGCGTACTATGCGGCTATAGCTACGGGTTTGGACGCAGGGATTAA
- the cydX gene encoding cytochrome bd-I oxidase subunit CydX → MWYFTWVLGLGLAVTFGILNGIWFEFLTEDDPDAEDPFKD, encoded by the coding sequence ATGTGGTATTTTACGTGGGTTTTGGGCTTAGGTCTGGCGGTGACCTTCGGCATCCTCAACGGCATCTGGTTTGAGTTTCTGACCGAAGACGATCCCGATGCCGAAGATCCGTTTAAGGATTAA
- the cysW gene encoding sulfate ABC transporter permease subunit CysW, whose protein sequence is MKVKAPEAPKSPAAIALLAFALFWIALVIVLPLVNVLFEAFRTGVAPYLAAILEPDAISAIKLTLLVAAIAVPLNAVFGIAAAWCITRFEFTGKGLLLSVLDLPFTLSPVISGLVWILLFGAHGWFGAWLDAHNIRIVFALPGLVIATVLVTLPFVARELIPLMLDQGTDEEIAAVTLGARGWDVFFRITLPNIKWALTYGVLLCTARAMGEFGAVSIVSGHIRGLTNTLPLHIEVLYNEYNTVAAFATASILAGLAIVTLILKTLLEWRFADELAAHRRH, encoded by the coding sequence ATGAAAGTCAAAGCTCCCGAAGCACCCAAATCACCGGCCGCCATCGCCCTTCTGGCCTTTGCCCTGTTCTGGATCGCGCTGGTCATCGTCCTACCGTTGGTCAATGTGCTGTTTGAAGCGTTCAGAACCGGTGTCGCCCCCTATCTCGCGGCCATACTGGAACCGGACGCTATTAGCGCCATCAAACTCACCCTACTGGTGGCCGCCATCGCTGTACCATTGAACGCCGTATTCGGCATTGCCGCCGCCTGGTGCATCACGCGCTTTGAGTTCACGGGCAAGGGCCTGCTGCTGTCGGTCCTTGACCTGCCGTTTACCTTGTCGCCAGTCATTTCGGGTCTGGTGTGGATACTGCTGTTCGGGGCTCATGGCTGGTTCGGCGCGTGGCTGGATGCCCATAATATCCGCATCGTCTTTGCCCTGCCGGGGCTGGTCATCGCCACGGTGCTGGTCACCCTACCGTTCGTGGCGCGTGAACTGATTCCGCTGATGCTCGATCAGGGTACGGATGAAGAAATCGCCGCCGTCACCCTGGGCGCGCGCGGCTGGGACGTGTTTTTCCGCATAACCTTGCCCAACATCAAATGGGCCCTGACCTACGGGGTTTTGTTGTGTACCGCCCGCGCCATGGGTGAGTTCGGGGCGGTGTCCATCGTCTCCGGCCATATTCGCGGCCTGACCAACACCCTGCCTTTGCATATCGAAGTGTTATACAACGAATATAATACGGTCGCGGCCTTTGCCACAGCGTCGATTCTGGCGGGGCTGGCTATTGTGACCCTGATACTTAAAACCCTGCTTGAGTGGCGCTTTGCCGACGAGCTTGCCGCCCATCGCAGGCACTAA
- a CDS encoding SDR family NAD(P)-dependent oxidoreductase — protein MGPVHFQMLRLLASTPFFGKKPQRLTIPSGDDQIAYKNLLHRPQVSLDLSELKQFYKGKRILITGAGGSIGSEIAQQVAEMGATHVSLVENSELALYSIDQSLSLKARFGMTKRAILCDIRRKERLMTIVRTERPDIIFHAAALKHVPMVEQNPSEGVLTNVLGTQNLIEVANACKVAQLVMISSDKAVAPSSLMGATKRLAEHLIRHNGLKSSAYTQACVVRFGNVLGSTGSVVPLFRAQIERGGPITITDPKAERFFMTILEAVQLVLQAALQNTKSKADMPNLYVLEMGTPVKIVDLAKRMIRLYGLKAGRDIEIKFIGLRDGEKLTEDLTDIDETQAPVMPGIFEVVSQNETHVIEPEDLERLFQIASKSEDDLVRSLLFSFVNKIHRPQVNITAAAE, from the coding sequence ATGGGCCCTGTGCATTTCCAGATGTTGCGCCTTTTGGCCTCCACACCTTTTTTCGGAAAAAAGCCGCAGCGCCTGACCATTCCGTCTGGTGACGATCAAATCGCCTACAAAAATCTCCTCCATCGCCCGCAGGTGAGCCTTGACCTCAGTGAACTCAAGCAGTTCTATAAGGGTAAGCGCATACTCATTACCGGCGCCGGCGGATCGATCGGCTCCGAGATTGCCCAACAGGTCGCCGAAATGGGGGCCACGCATGTCAGCCTCGTTGAAAATTCCGAACTGGCGCTTTATTCCATCGACCAGAGCCTAAGCCTTAAGGCCAGGTTCGGCATGACCAAGCGGGCGATCCTGTGTGACATTCGTCGCAAGGAACGCCTGATGACCATCGTGCGGACGGAGCGCCCCGACATTATCTTTCATGCCGCTGCCTTAAAGCACGTCCCGATGGTTGAACAAAACCCGTCCGAGGGGGTGCTGACCAATGTGCTGGGCACGCAAAATCTGATCGAAGTCGCCAATGCCTGTAAGGTGGCTCAACTGGTCATGATTTCGTCGGATAAGGCCGTGGCCCCGTCGTCGCTCATGGGGGCTACTAAGCGTCTGGCGGAACATCTGATCCGTCATAATGGCCTCAAATCTTCTGCCTACACTCAGGCCTGCGTCGTGCGTTTTGGCAATGTGTTGGGCTCGACCGGCTCGGTCGTGCCGCTGTTCCGCGCCCAAATTGAGCGCGGCGGGCCGATCACCATCACCGACCCCAAGGCCGAGCGCTTTTTCATGACGATCCTTGAGGCGGTTCAACTTGTACTGCAGGCGGCGTTACAGAACACCAAGTCCAAAGCTGATATGCCGAACCTCTATGTGCTGGAAATGGGCACGCCGGTGAAGATCGTCGATCTGGCTAAGCGCATGATCCGGCTCTATGGCCTCAAGGCAGGACGCGATATCGAAATTAAATTCATCGGCCTGCGTGACGGCGAAAAGCTGACCGAAGATCTGACGGATATTGACGAAACACAGGCGCCAGTCATGCCCGGCATCTTTGAGGTTGTCAGCCAGAACGAAACCCATGTCATCGAACCGGAAGACCTGGAGCGTCTATTCCAGATCGCCTCTAAGTCGGAGGATGATCTGGTGCGCTCTCTCCTGTTTTCGTTCGTGAACAAGATCCACCGGCCGCAGGTGAACATAACCGCCGCCGCCGAGTAA
- the cysT gene encoding sulfate ABC transporter permease subunit CysT — MTTDTPISAGDARLETNGRSPHQIKPEGFKPPKATHRTQHVLPGFHASLGITLTYLSLIVLLPLVALVLRPWEAGLDGFIRTVTDERVLKALQLSFTTAFWAALVNLFAGLIVAWVLTRYEFPGKKIIDAIVDLPFALPTAVAGVSLSSLYAPNGWVGSLFDPMGIKIAYTPIGIFIALVFIGLPFVVRSVQPVLAEFDAEVEEAALTLGATPMQTAIRVILPSLAPALITGFSLAFARAVGEYGSVIFIAGNMPYISEISPLLIVIKLEEFDYAGAASVAIAMLALSFTILLVTNFVQVLLSRRGRA, encoded by the coding sequence ATGACGACAGACACCCCTATATCTGCCGGAGACGCCCGCTTGGAGACAAACGGGCGTTCGCCGCATCAGATAAAACCCGAAGGCTTTAAGCCGCCCAAGGCTACCCACAGAACCCAGCACGTCCTGCCGGGCTTTCATGCGTCATTAGGCATCACGCTGACCTATCTGTCGCTGATCGTGCTGCTGCCGCTGGTGGCGCTGGTGCTCAGGCCTTGGGAAGCCGGACTTGACGGCTTTATCCGCACCGTCACCGATGAGCGCGTCCTTAAGGCGTTGCAATTGAGCTTTACCACCGCCTTTTGGGCCGCCCTGGTTAATCTGTTTGCCGGCCTTATCGTAGCGTGGGTGCTGACGCGTTATGAGTTCCCGGGCAAGAAGATTATCGACGCCATTGTTGACCTGCCGTTCGCCCTGCCGACCGCCGTGGCCGGTGTGTCGCTGTCGAGCCTTTATGCCCCCAATGGTTGGGTAGGCTCATTGTTCGACCCGATGGGCATCAAGATCGCCTATACGCCGATCGGGATTTTTATCGCGCTGGTATTCATCGGCCTGCCGTTTGTGGTGCGTTCGGTTCAGCCGGTTCTGGCTGAGTTTGATGCCGAGGTCGAAGAAGCCGCCCTGACCCTTGGGGCCACCCCAATGCAGACCGCCATCCGGGTGATTTTACCGTCACTGGCGCCCGCCCTGATCACCGGCTTTTCTCTGGCGTTTGCCCGCGCGGTCGGGGAATATGGCTCGGTCATTTTTATTGCGGGTAATATGCCCTATATTTCCGAAATTTCGCCGCTGTTGATCGTCATCAAGCTCGAAGAATTTGACTATGCCGGTGCGGCGTCAGTGGCCATCGCCATGCTGGCCCTGTCGTTCACCATCCTGCTAGTCACCAACTTTGTTCAGGTGCTCCTGTCCCGCCGAGGCCGCGCATGA